aaatcacaaaaaagtcacaaatttattgtaattgtaccaattcaatttcaaacatttttttttttttgccaattcaatctcaaaccttTTTGCGTTTGTGCTAATTCGATCCATCCAACCGACTTTGACTAGCTagcgctaacatggacaatgtgtgataatattttaatatttttagaattaatttttttcttttattctttccctcatttttttttccttcctttggcCGACCGttaataattcgaaaaaaatattaaaatattactaaaattgATCCACGTCGCCACGGGCATCCACGTCGGTCTTGATCACCTAAAGatagccaaatggactgaattaacataaatgcaaaaagtttaggaccgaagataattgtaataagtttaaaacttttctGAGAATTATTGCCTCGGCTAACCTTTATGAGCATTCGATGCCCTACTACTCTATGCACGATTTCAGTTGGTGAAAGAAAGAGGCAAAGTCATGCTCTCCAGTCGAATTTTAAAGGCTGAACTAGAAATCGAACCACGGAGAgtaggagggagagagagtcaaACACACGAGTTATTAGAGTCAACTCGCGTCGTGCAGATTTTTAAACTTCGATATCACGATTCCCTGAAAACCATGTGAAGCAAAGTGATACCAAGATGGCAAACATTTCATAAGCCAAGATATTGACTTTGGtgcatcaaatttttttccattttccgcCATGCAAGAACCTCCAACGTGTTAGCTAAAGGAAGATTTTCGTCTATTTAATAACTCCGCTAAAAAGAGGATTTAACTCTAAGGTAAACTCGTCCTGCAAAATTAGCACCGATCCCCGTGAACATTGCAACTATCTAAGCGGAATCGACATCGAGACGCGACATAACACGACACGTcgtttttcggaaaataaagaattccaacACTTTGAGACACGTTGTATGTTAAgtgtatatgtttttgcatatatgataaattatcatgtattaataaaaatatcatcgacgagtttcttcttcttcttctgctagggattcacaattattattattattattttcgcCGGCGTGTCCAAGACGCCGACCACGATTCGGAGAGTATCAAACGCATGTCAATGTCCGACACGGAGGCACCTCGAAGAGTGTTGGTGATTCCTCTTATTATAGTCCAGTCACGGTGAGGGATAAGATATTATTATTGTCGGTCGTATTTATTGTCTTGCTTGTTCCATACTTTGTcacctttttcatttcttattattattacatgcatttatttgtctttttaactttttttttctttttttacttttttcccgCTTTTTTGCTTGAATTAAAAGGAAAGGCTGAAAAAGAGAGGGCACCCAGGCCGTTGCTTGGCCCGGAGGTTTCATCTACCCGAGAGAACCCCCCCCCGCCccactttctttaattttcaattttgggatttttattattggcatttctttattttttttctttttcgatgtAATTGTAAAAATAGGCGAAGATACGGTTTGTGGGGTCCAAAGTGCACGTGATGGAGCTGGACAGGGGGGGCGGTGTCAGCGACCCCATGTGAGCGCGGGCTTCTCTCGTGTTGGGAAACCAGAACCGACGGTGGTCAGTGCCACGTGGCGACGACCCGTGGCTTCTTCAGCCCCTTCCTTTTTGGGGCTATGCTTACGTCGTCGAGCTATCCCCCATCCTAATGCGTGAGAGCACGTGCCCAGGTCACGTGCATCCCACGCGCATCGGAGCAGTCACGTGTCCCCCGGTGACCGGTCACGTGGGAGGGGACGTGATGGTGGCTTAGTCTCATTTTTGCTGAGGTTAAAGTTCGTTAGCATTTTGTTAAGTAAATTTTCTTTTCGGCCGAGATGATATATCACCAGGGTTTGACCAAAGTCGACCCCATCAAAATTTCGACCCAAAGATACAATTGAATCACGGCTCCGTGAGCTCTTTCCAACTATATCTAACTTGATTAAATCGGATGATCGAATGATCATATGTCTCCACTTTTAATCCCAGCCATCCAATCTCCAAAGTATCGAGAAAATTACATTTATCACATATGAAATGCAGAGATGGCGAAAATCTGGTCTTGAGCGTTTTGAATGCCTTGATAATCATTTATATTGGAGTCTTTTTCGAGCGAGATGCCGTAACTTTATACTTGGATCTGTTGCTCTGCTCATTTCATGAAAGTCCGTGATGGCGACGCTTTTTTAATAAATTCGGATTGTACTTTTAGAAAGCTCAAGTTGCTATCGTACTGCATGCAGGAAAATCGATTCAATCATATGCTGGATGAGAGAGCAACACGCAATTATATGTAGGTCAAAAGCCAAAATTGACATTaagagaaaaataggaaatggcgaTGTTCAGCCGAGCCAACCCATTGCTGCCACGTGGCACAAGGGCAAGCCCCGTGCTGCGCAAGCACGAGTCCGTTCCTTCAAAGGGCAATTCATGGTCTCTGTCAAGACATGTACAATGTAACTCAACCGGCGTATTTAAGACatgttacgaattccccgagcAAGTGTGTTTCTTAAAACCTTAATAacatttactctctttttttctgaaaagaaGAGGAGCACTAGCAAATGACGTTGCCAAAGTGGGCGTGGGCAAGGCCTAATACGTTTGCGACAAGCTTCCATTTCCAACCCCATTTGCTATCTGCAAATCTCGAGACAATCTCCTTTCAAGCTAAACCACCTAGAGAGGAAATACTTGGGCCTCAATGTATGCTTCGATTCACCAAATGGGCCTATCCTCTTGTGCCCGACGCATGTCGGCCCAACAAGTTTTGGTCATTGGATTAGGTGGTTGGGCTCACATACGCCGAGATCAGGCAATAACAGTTTGTCTAGTcaacaattttggaaaatttctaaATAGATATATGAAGTGACCATTATTTTAACTAAGAATATGGAgtgttcaaattattttaaaaaaatatttaattgaagggcattttcattccggattttttttttatttcctttttccatttttctttttgtcatttcttttttttttttgcattttcttttctctttgttttttctcccctcccccCACTCCCCATACCATCGCTGGCCTCAAGCCGCCCTCACTTGGTTCGGCAGCGGGCTACCCTCGCCCAACGCTCGCCCTGGCAAGGGTAGCCTTATGCTAGCTCAGACAAGGCCAGtgataaaaatgatttaaaaaagtaaaatataaaattgtCCCTCGCCtaagtttttatttaaaacaatttaAGCACTTcagcctttatttaaaacaaggtcCTCTTCAAATCCATATTTGAGAAACGTTAACACTTCGTGCCGACAATTTTTATCATCTAGTCTCTATCtctggaacttttttttttttcgtaacaaAATCCATACACTGCGTAATTACATCAAGAATATTCCGAAATTATCATTGCCGGCGTTAGAATATCTCTCAACGACAGAAAAAGCTACTTGGTTTGACCAAAGTGAAAGATCACCTACCTTGATATTTACCGTGGAGCTAAACATGATAACGATGAAGCATTTACCCCAAGTTTCATGTGCTCGCGCAAGCAATCGCGGTTTAACCTTTAAGCAAAATTCTTTTGTTCCGCCCAAAagattacttattttttttaataccgGTGAGTTTTCGATAAATGATGGTAAATGTCAAgcaagtgtttttttttgtcaactaaCTTGTTGGGAGTTTACTAATGTTTTCACGAAATTAACTTCTTTTTATAGTTTTataaattacaatttttttatgcaaactcaccaacttttattttcaggataagtacactataagttttaaaatttttcgtaaaagagcaattgagttataaaactttcaaaaagtgtgaAGTTTTGAAACTTGTCAACTTGGTGCAATCAATTCGTTCCGTCATCACAGTCAATTTGTCTAAGGAAAAATAATGACGTGAcgttttcaaattattttctctctcttatgcggcatttattattttcttcttcaaatattatttaaaaaataaaaatttatttaaaaatggaattgaaataaaaaagagaatagCGGGGCCTCGCCAATGGGGTGCCGCCACCTTCTTCCATTGCCAAAGGGGTCGCAAAGGTCACCTACCCTTGGCGAGGGTGGTTGGCCTTCGCCCGGTGATCGAGCGTGCTTAGATCAAGGCAACCTGGCACTTGCCCAAGCCTCATGAGGGTAATCGGCGAGGCCTCACCCAAGGTGAGTGATGGTCGTTGGCCCAAGGGGAGGGTCGGCATTGCCTAAATCTAGGCACCTTCGCCAGCCCCACACAAGGGCCAATGACCTCCGCTGGCCTCTTTTGGTAATGCctgccattctttttttttttttttaaagataaaattttagttttttaatccaatttaaataTGATTTGAAGACGAAAAAATGTCACTTAGgataaataaatcaattaaaaaatgcCACCTCCGTACTGATAAATTGACAATGTAAGTACTTGATtacactaatttgacaaattttattatttgattgcactttttgaaatttatatgaCTCAATTGGACTTTTGCGACTTAAGATTATTGCTGCACTTAAATTACTAACTGACAATGTTTAGAATTTACTAACTTTTAcatgaaattactaacttaAATTAGAGTGACTAACCACTATTGTTTGATTAAGTTACCATCTAATTTTGGATCACAAGCTCTCATCAATATTGCTTACAAATATCTATTAGTTTGTCTAATTTACCCAATCTTTTAGACTGAATTATTAGCCTTTATTTATCTTGATTATTAACTCCTTACCATTAGTAACTTTTTACAGACATTAATGACACAAATCAACGTGACTCTCCCactcaccaatttttctcttACTCACTTTTCATACTttttactaacttttatttatctttcttacCTTCTCCTTAACTTTTAtgttaaaatttcaatttaagcGAATTATTAAGTTATGAATTACCGATTCTCCTTCGATTTAGTTGCTatatttctttttggtttttttaattgtcGTACTTTTCTATTAGGTtaccttttttttgggtcgaatattAGGTTACTTAAACGGTAGGAAATTTTATGAGTCATTCAAATAAGAATTGTTAATTTCATGGTAAAATGAATATATGAGTTAGGAAAAGATAAGAGGAATGTCTTCATAAAAGGTGATAAAATTtggtaatttaaaaataagataCAAATAGACATTGATAACTAACTGAAATAAGAATGAGTAACATAAACCCAGTTGGAAACTtagtcgaaaaaagaaaagttcacgCAATAAAAGCAGTAACTCAATTAAAATATCGTTAAATGCTGAAACAATACATGTTAATTAGTAATAAAAACTAGTCGAGAATTTAATCGTAGAAAAGTTAGCAAATCACACAAAATATTGATAATTTCATGTAATAATTGGTAAATATAGGGTGATGGTAAGAAATGTAAAAGataagaggttttttttttgttgtcaaagATTAAAAAAGTTGATAATTAAAGAAAATCATATGAAGATGATAACCAAACATGAAACTAGATCATAACTTAATGAAGAAAAGTTGATAattactctattttttttttttttttggaggggtgTCGAGGCAACATTTCATTGATTTTCacacaacttcaaaacaaatcaaGCTTGGGATAACAAGATAATTATCAGAagtaatttaattattaaagaGGATTGGTAAGTAAGGCAACAAAAGAAgtaatttactaaaaaaataactggataaatttacaaaaaaaacgAATAAATAAAACCTTAATGAGTAATTCAAACGagttgataaatatttttcattgggcTGATAAAttaagagagaggaaaaatgaaaaccaGAGAACTGTTAAAGAGTTGTCCATGGGAGGCCGGAGGAGAGGGAAGATCGCGCACTGTTGCTGGCCTTTCCTCCTCCATCACAAGCCCTAGAGAACCGATACTGATCCAACTCCGACGCAACGTGCCCGCACGGCATCACCGGAAATGGAGTGGTTGAACGCGACGGTGTCGGAGCCGTACTACCTCTTCCACCTCCTCGCCTTCTTCTCCTACCTCCCGATTCGCTGCTCCGCCTCGCTCGTCCTCTCTCCCGACCTCACTCACCTCCTCCTTCGCCGAGTAATCTCTCGATCTCCGTCCCCTGCGTTTTGGTGACAGTTATCGGGTCTTTAGCTCGGCAGTGATTGATGCTTAATCTGATGCTTTGAGCTTTTTAATCACGTGCAGGAAATTCAGGCGGTCTTGGCGTTTCTGGCATTGGCTGCTGTCAAGGTATGGGATTGCCCCGAGAAGTTGGTGCTTTTCGGATTCCCTTTTTGGCGTTGCGTCGCCTTGAAGTACTGTTGTTTGCACTTACTGATTGCTTGCCTAGCGGGTGCATTGACTGTTGACTCTCTAGTGGAAACCGCGAGAACTGTGTTCTGGGGGCAGTGAGTGAAATTATCTGGGAGAAACTTGGGTGGCATTTGCCTGTTGTTGGGTATGAAAAGCTCGGggagataataataataagggcTTGTTGCTAGAGAATGTGAGTTCGATTCTGCAAGATTTTGGATTTAAGATGCTTCGACATGTCATTAGAGTTGGAACATACTCCATTCAATTCAATTATATATTCTGCATGTAGTATATATTCTTATCTGTCTGAAGCCCCCATATGGCTGTTTCAGGTGCATGATACTTTCATCACTGATCCAGTTCTCGTCTGTCTTACCCCCACACCAGCCCTGCATAACTTCTTAATTTGGTATAAGTGGGATTTTTTAAACACCTTGCTTCATCCACCTAATAGCTTAAACCACCTGTAGGATTCGTTATTTCATCAAGAAAAGGCAAATTGTCACATTAACCATGAGCATCTCTACTAGGTTTTGGTTATGGGTACTTATGACTTGAAGATATCGGTGAAATGAGTCATGTTGGTTCTGAAGGCCTAATTGAGGAGCTTTTGGACCTTTGCTGTTATGATCTAATGTTTAGTGCTCTGAAGATTGCAATCTTCAATTGGCTCTTTATTCATGCTGTTTCTCTCTGGCGTAGCTTGTGCGTGAAGAAACATGGGATGCCTTCATAGCcgattctttgtttttctcaaaGGTATCTCTGATGTTGCTTCTGATTCGTGATGCTGCTAAATGCGAAGTTCTTTAGTGTTATCGAATTATGCAAGGTTGTTATAGCATGTAAGGTttccatatttctttttttggccataCTTTTAAAATAATCTTGAAGATTGCAACATTTAAACTACACACAAATATTCTTATAATACCAAGTGAACATTTTCAAACTTGAggcccaaaacaaaaaagttggATTTTAGTGAGCTTTTATCGTCAGTTTTCATGTGACAGTCCAGTTACGTTCATTTTTCTTCATTATTATTTCTCATTATTAACTTTTTCCTGGAATTGATGTAACTTTTCAGGTTTTTCTTGTCGTTGTAACATTAGTGATTGATTACCACCTGGCTCTCTGGTACATTCTGATATTCCTGGGTACGCCATACATATTTGTTAACTCTGCATTTCGTTTCTGGAATCCTTGTATGATCTAGGAGCCTATTTTTGCAACCCAAGCGTTGATGATTCCTCTAATTTCTCCAATGCAgtattttgtataaaataaCCATGCATTGAAATACTGTTGGAAGCAGTTATCTCTTTTAATGTTGTCTTTatctggcttttttttttttttttgcagtgaTATTTACATTGACCCAGCAACCTGTGTCTCAATTCTTAGGTATGGGGATGTTTTGTTCCTTACCctgaaatatttgattttcctttactAGAGTTCCCTCTCAGTTCTCTGTTTCGTAATCAAAGGCGGCCATCTGTTGGTATGACCGCATTACAAATATATATTGGACTTGCCTCTATTATGATTTTTCTGATTCCTTCTTTACCATTTGATTTTTCTGTAGGTACGGCAAGCAAGTTAACGCCACTGCAATTAGAAACAGTACTGAACGATGGGGGCACATCAAGATTCTGGCTGgtttgttccaaaaaattgtcattatttgcattttggagaatttcccctttttctcaGTTTCCTTAGATTCTCAAGAGCAGACTTCATCTTTGCTGAATGATTCTTATTGGATGTGACATTGAATGTCTGGCATTTCATGATGTACATcggcttaaatcagcccattttgcAAAGTACCTCTGAGTAATGGACTTTGACTTTTAAGAAGTTATATGTTGATTGTAGGCTCATTTATATTCTTTTGAACCTTTGCCATAGTTTTGGTACTTGCACTTAACTTATAATAATGGAAGAGCGGCTATATTGCTGGCAGGTAGAGTTTCGCTCTTCGTGTTCCTCTTCCTGCATTCGAGCAAGTCGATGCTTTGCTGACCTCTCAATAACGTATGTTTCTTATCTAATGCTAGACCTGCCTTGTTTCAATTGCAAGCTTCATTATTAGCCTTTTACGTTTCATATTATTATCCGGCATTCCATAATTGACATTCTTACAATGTTGCTACTTGGATTTCGATGACAGATATTCTAACAAAAATTTGTCCTTTGCGATAGTGGATCTTGGGCTCTTTCCTATTGTTGCAGAAAAATTTGGAATATCTCTTGGTAGTTTATTTTCAGTTCAATattctatttttcttcaaaaggtaggttgatcttttttttttgcttacgTGAGTAAAATTTGTTCTCATAGGGAGCATGGCCGAGCTTCCCAcatatatattatttgaaaatgcaACAGAAATAGCACGCCTTCCAGATATTGATCTTGGAGTCAAAATTTCCTATCCTCCCATTACTAAGGTATATTTGGTATTAGTTATCTCCTAGTATTTTGATTGTTTACGTCATGCTTCCTCTCCAATGATGTGCAACTGTTTATATCTGGCATTTCATTAAGTTTCCAGAAACCATTAGATTAACCTCTGGGGCAGAACCTCTCAGGAAATTCCCAATAAGGTTTAGTGACTTGCATATGACAGGTACAAAGTTTCTGTAGCTTATCAATTTAGGAGAAAAATGCCCATTGTGCTAATCTGTCACCTTCCTTATGCTATGCTGAAGTGCAATACTTCTTTATCCTTTGTTGGTCAAGGCCCTAATATTGCATAATGTCTCCTTCTTTTTGGTCTGTTGATTAAAGCTTTGGCATACATTAGGCGCAAGCTGTAACTGACCTGTTTAACACTCTGCCTACTACCTCCGTATCATTAGAAGATGGAGCATAGTTCAATTTGTTTAGTCATACTTGCCCCCATTTCATTCTACTTGGTATTTGATGTTAGCAATGCCATATCTTGGCTGATTAACCATACGTTTGACTGTTGCATATTCTTAAGGGTGATTTCAATATCTGCATTCATCTTTCACTTTGCCTAAATAAATTGGCTTTGATGCTTGAATATAAATTTATGTCGTGCTCAAACTGCTAGTGTGCCCTGTGTATGCTCTCTATGATGATGATTGGTGTCTTTTTCTTGCTTAATTTATCTTTTAGGTCTGCTCATCTGTTTTACAGCACAGTTGTACCATTTCTCGgactattttcatctttttttgtcctAAATTTTCTGTGCTGCAGAGACTACTTTCCCGGCGTTTTGAGCTTGATCGTCTCCTTCTTGAATATGTGAATGGCAAATAGGTAATTAGAAGTGAATGATCTTTCTTCTAATTcgaaagttctctctctctctctctctctcttccatgtgCATTTGCGGTTTCTTAGTAGTGACACTATAATCAACGCGAAAATGCAATTATTTAGTTGAGATTCTAAAATAGCAAGCTCGCAAAGCTGTGTATAATGTGCCTTCAAGATCTTTAGAGACCAGGCCTCAGCAAATTTTCACTTCAATATCATCTGTATCTGCAGCTACTACATCCACTTCACCACAGCCAGCCCTGGTATTGCCTTGAATTTGATTATAGTAACTTGGAGTTGGTCATCATGTGAATCTTTGCTTGCAAAAGGGTAATCAAAGGCAGCCATCCTTAGGCAAGTGTTTTGGATCAGCATGTGGGCTAAATTAGCCATTTCCAATGATGAAAAGCATCTATCATTCATGTCCTTTGTTGCTCAGCATATGTTCAAATGATACACCTAGAAAATTCTGCCTGTTGGTCTTCACAAAAACTAGTGAATGAATAAGTTAGACAATGAAGCATTGTTGCTCTTTAGTATACGATGAAAATTGTTGTTTAGCCTGTCTTATAGAACAAAAGGTGATTTCTAGGTCAAAGATGTAAACTGGGCTCTTTGGAGGTAGTAGTGAACTTAGGTTTGAGTAGAAGTTGGACACTGGCCATCACATTACTTTTGCTGTTACTATGTTTATAGACCCAGTATTCTCGATGCAAAATAATTACCAGACTGAGTACGATGTGATTTCCTTATTAAATGAAATACATCTATCAGGCAGGACACAGCAAAATTATTTGCATGTTTGGTGCTCTGTTTTATCACCTTTTCGGCTGGTAAATGTACTGTTTCCCACCATTATGTGGGCCTCTAGCACATGGTCAAATTGGGACTCCCTTTGGATTCTTGTTAAGCTCTAAGGTCCTACGTGCATCGACGATGTCTCatgtttcttatttattttcaggTGTTGCACGTTTGAGTGGGCTGTGCACTGTTTGAATGGCATCCAAGCTTAATTGATCCGTCTCTTTCATTCACCACATAGGTCTGGAGACATTGTAAGGAAAGAAGAATTGCTGCTACTAATTCTAAGCATGCTGTTCGGCACTACTGATTGCCGATTGGTCTTTGACAGTCACGAACCTGGTAAGAAAGTGGTGgcacaaagaacaaaaaaaccCGGTAAGAAAGGGATGCAACTAGAGCTATAACTTAACCAGATTTTTGCCACGTGAATAGGGATGAACCTGGCAGTTGTGTGAGACGACGACGGCATCTAAAAATCACTAGCaaatgtttctctttttcctctgtCTTGTCCTTCtacgtttttttcctttttgctcttGATGTTTCTATATTTGGGTGATATGTCGGGTAAAGTCTAAATATCATGTTTTAGCTTAGCACAGCGAGCATGAGGGGATACTACTGTATCCGGTTAAATTGAGAGCTCTCTTTAGTTTTTAACTGTTAGCTTCTTGCTAGGACAATGTTCTTACGATATTCTTAGGCTTCTGATAGTTTACTTCAGTTGCCACCGCACAGCAACTCTTGGAGCTCTAGATGCTCTCACCTCTTAATTACAACTGCTGGAAACACCTAGAAACTTAGAAAGTTATGCATGTAATTGTTTCTTTCTTATGCTGCGTTAGTCCGTGACTCTCGAGAGTTTAGCATGGTGGCCGTTCCTTCTCACATAATACAAGTGATATCTACATAGAGAACCACGCCCGGTTGACTACGCCGAGCCGAACTAGCCGCAGCTCTACTGATTCAACTTGACAAAGTATTGCCGTTTCACGTGCTGAGCTTATGTTTTGAGCGTTTGGTATGAAGAAAAAGATAGTGTTTTGAGCTCTGAGTGACGTGTGGGTCTTGCAATTATGCGGTGCAAGATACGGACGGATATATATCGTCATTTTTCGTGCTTTGAAAATGCTCCTGGCGCTCGGGTCATCACGAGAACTCAAATGGCCCGAAATCAGGTCTAAATCCGAATGCCTCATTTGAGTTTCTCTCTCGCTCCTGTGCTTTCTCTCTCAAGGTGAGCTCATGCCTTGCTGTTTTTCACTAGACGATGAACATGTTACTGTTGATGATCATTTTAAGAAGAGGTTGCAAGGTGTAATTGATTTGATGAGCCGTACAAACGTCGAAGATAGCACCAACTGATTTGAGTTagtgcaacttttttttttttttttttggtccaagagtTAGTGCAACTTGGAGCGACACTTTTCTGTCAAGATAATGCCTTCGTGTCCTCGAATCTTCCATCCCTCTTATATAAATCCTGAACTCGTGACTTCGACGCCCCTTGCCTCCTTTCATCAATCCCGTCGGTTTTCCATCCACTATAACGGTATAACCTAATGAAGCTAGCGGAAAGGATTAAAGTGGACGACTGTGCCAAGTTTTAAGAGTCTAAACGCGTGAAACGGAAGTTCTATAATTCAAGCGAATCGTAACAAATTTTATGGCTTCTATCGTGATTGTctgcacttttatttttttgaag
This genomic interval from Rhodamnia argentea isolate NSW1041297 chromosome 4, ASM2092103v1, whole genome shotgun sequence contains the following:
- the LOC115741038 gene encoding thioredoxin-related transmembrane protein 2 produces the protein MEWLNATVSEPYYLFHLLAFFSYLPIRCSASLVLSPDLTHLLLRREIQAVLAFLALAAVKLVREETWDAFIADSLFFSKVFLVVVTLVIDYHLALWYILIFLVIFTLTQQPVSQFLGTASKLTPLQLETVLNDGGTSRFWLVEFRSSCSSSCIRASRCFADLSITYSNKNLSFAIVDLGLFPIVAEKFGISLGSMAELPTYILFENATEIARLPDIDLGVKISYPPITKRLLSRRFELDRLLLEYVNGK